Within Phragmitibacter flavus, the genomic segment TTCCAAATTCGGCATCCACTGGATGAACCCCATCTACCTCGACGGCTATCTTTATGGTATCGACGGCGAGCTCGACCGCACCTCCACCCTCGTCTGCGTCAATGCCGATACCGGCGAAGAGAAATGGCGCGAGTCCATCACCTGGCAGGACGCCAAAATGGGCGGCAAACTCGGCATCCAACGCGCCAGCCTGATGCATATCGACGGCAAATTTCTCTGCCTCGGCGAACTCGGCACCCTGCTCCGACTCGACCTCACCCCCGCCGGCTGCAAGATCGAACAACAAGCTCAACTTTTCTACGCCCCCCACACCTGGTGCCTCCCCGCATTGAGTCACGGCCTGCTTTATGTCATGCAAAACTACGACGAACAAGTCGGCCCAAAAACCGGCCAGCGTCTGCTTTGCTACGACTTGCGCGGACCTTGACGCCATCGTCAAAAATCCGTTAAATGAACCCTGAATATTTTTCCTCGACTCGCATGACACCCATCAAAAGTCCCATCTCCGGTCAAACCATGGAACGCGTCACCCTCGAAGAAGGATTGACCGCTTTCCGCTGCACGCAATCCGGCGGCCACTACATCCCCGCCACCGCCTACTGGAACTGGCTCAAACGCCAGCCCGAACGACTGCCGCATTTTCCCGATGGCGGCGACGCACTCGATCTAAGTCAGGACACCGCCACTCCTTTGTTCTGTCCCGAGACAGGAACCCTCATGACACGCTTCCGTGTCGGCCATGGATTCCCCTTTTCCATCAACCGCTCCATCACCGGCGGCCTGTGGCTCGACGGCGGCGAATGGGAAGCCCTCCGCCAGCGAAACTTTCACGACGAACTCCACCTCATCTTCACCGCCCCATGGCAACGCGCCGTGCGCGGCTCCGAGGCCCGGGCAGTCTACGAACAACGCTTGAAGGAAACGCTGGGCGAATCCCTCCTCGCCCAGCTCACCGAATTGCGTGACGCTTTGGAAGACCACCCCCACCATAGCCTGGCCATTGCCTATCTAACTGAGAACGATAGAAGTCGTATCTAAATCTCCCCCAAAGTATTTCATCACGTTCCCACCACTCTCGTGACACGCTTTAGCTCCATTTCATATTGGTTGTTATGGAGTGTATTCATCATCCTCGCCATCATCTCCTGGCGGATGGCTTGGAAGCGTGAATCCTTTCGAAAGCGAGCCCTTCCGCTGCTGAGACTCAGCCTATATCTCTGGAGCGTTGTCTCACTGGTGATGATCGCAGCGGTTGTTATCTATCTCACCACATTCGACGGATGGAAGGACCTTACTAGAGGGCGGGTCCATCGCATCGCTCATGACATTTTTTCTGACACTGCGTCTCTCACCAGGATCGAGATCTTTTTGCTCGATGGCGATGACTCACAGAAGGCCAACACCCGGTTTGAATGGCGTGGAACGGAAAACGGAGATCCCATCTATGGGGAGACCACCGTGTCCGGTGGAGCTCTCAGGGGTTTCTTGGAAACTTGGAACGGTCAACCGCTCAATGGTTCACATACCGGTGCCATGTGTCATGACCCGCCGTATGGCTTTCGGGGATATGATGGCGACAGATTGGTCTTTGAAACCACCATTTGCTGGCGCTGTCAAAACATCGCTTTCGTGCCCTTTCATGGATCTGAAATCTATTATGGGTTCGACAGCGAAAGCGATATCGCCAAAGAGCTACTGAATCGATGCGACCAACTTTTGCCATACAAACGCCATTGAGGGTTCAGTTACACGGTGCGAACGCCACCTCCCCAATTTTCAGCGCCATCCCGCGCACATCCTCCGGCCATCCGGCGATTTCGAGCTCAAACTTCTCCCGATTCCCCGCAAACAAGGCCCGGTTGGCTTCCTCGAATCCGGCGCGATCTCCCGCCATCGTTGTCATGAACCGATAACACGCCTCCTGTGCCTTGCGCTTCGCATCGCGCCCCGCGTTTGCCTTCTTCGCTTCCTCCACCAGTTTTCGCAAAGTTACCGAAGCCCCACCCGGTTGCTCGCCCAGCCATTCCCAATGCCTCGGCAGTAAGGTCACCTCCCTCGGCACCACCCCCAACCTCGGCCTGCCGCGACCTCGCACCGTTTCTGCCTCATCTTCCGATGCCGTCGGCTTGATCAAATGTCTGAGCTGCGCCGTCAGCTCCTCCGGCATGCAACGGAGATCGAGATCCACCGTCTTGCCAGTCGCTTCATCAAAAATCAGCACCTCCACGTCCGGCTGCTCCAGATGAAAACGCCGCGCTTCGGTCGCTACCTCCACCAATCCCCCCGTGAGCAACAACTGCTCCCCGGCAAAGACTGCATGCTCAATCGACTCCCCCGATAATAGTTCACTCATGCCGTGATTATGCCCGGGTAAAAATCCTCTGTCAAATATTACCCGGATCTAATTGAAATGGCCCGCGCATCGCGAATTGCTTGCCTCACCACGTCGGTCCCACGTATTTTTATTAAACATCGATCTCCTGCTCCGGCACGAAACATGCATTGTAAATCCACCAACCCATCAAGCCTCAAAACCACATGAATCTTGACGACAGCCAATCCAAGTCCCTAAGCGGTTCGCTGTTGCTGGCGGCCCCTTCCTTACGTGATCCCAACTTTTTCCACACGGTGCTGCTCCTCGCCGCGCACGACTGTGCTGAAGGTGCTTTTGGTTACATCCTCAATCGTCCGTTGGACAAAAAAGTCGCTGATCTGGTTGATGACGAAAAGCTCGGCACGCTGGGTGACGTCCCCGTTTTCATCGGCGGTCCGGTGGGCACCAACAAACTTTCATTTGCCGCCCTCGACTGGAACACCCGCAAACGCACGCTACGTGTGCAGTCCCATCTCTCCACCGCCCAGGCCAAAAAGGAGATCGAGAAAGGTCGCCTTGTGCGCGGATTTATCGGCTACTCCGGCTGGTCCGAGGGTCAGCTTGAGAATGAGCTGGAGCAAAAATCCTGGATCACTTGTGCCCCTCCGTCCAAAACGGTGATGAACCAAAGTCCCGAGGAGCTTTGGAAAGCGATCCTTGGGCACATGGGTCCTTATTATAAATTGATGGCGAACATGCCGGCGGATTTGTCTTTGAATTGAACCTTTGGAGTGCGGCGATTTTCGCCGCTTTGGGTTTGAGAAGATATGATGCGGAATTCAAAGCGGTGCCGAGCACCGCACTCCAAATTTCATTTCGCACGCACATCCAGGCACACCACGTCGCCTGCGTTGTTTTTGCAGAGAATGCGGCCGTTGCTCAATACGGGCAGCACATAACCCTTGCCAGCGAGCACCTGCACGCGACTGACGATCTCCAGAGCTTCTCTGCCGGGTTTGGCCAGCACCAGCTCACCCGTGTTGGTCAAAATCAGCAAATGCCCATCGCTTAAGATCGCCGTGCCTTTGTCGATGTCGCTGTTCACCCACAACGATCCACCCGTGGTTAGGTCGATGCAGCGGAAGTCTTTGGCCCCACGTTTCTGATCGTTGAAGGCGATCAGATTACCCTCCCAAGGGACTCCCGAGTTAAACAACAATCCGAGATCGCGATCATTCCACGCGGACTTCAACTTGCCATCCGCATAGTTGAAGACGGAACTCCCCTGCGATCCCGTGTGCGAGATGAACACGCGATTGCCATTCACATAAGGCGTTGCACAGTTGGAGAAATCACGGGTCGTGGCGGCATATTCGGCCAGCAAATTTCCGTTCGATGGATCAAGCAAAGTCAGAGCTTCACCCTTGAACAAAACCAACGTCCGTGTCGAGCTGCCGAAGGAGGCAAAACCTGGCGTCGCATAACCGGCCTCGCCCTTGCCTTTTGCCCAAATAATCTCACCCGACTTCTGTTCAAGGCACAAGGTCGATTGCGTATCGCCGCCGTTGTCGACAAACAGATGTCCACCCTCTGCCAGCACGCTGCCAGCATACCCATAAACCGGCCGTTTGCCTTTAAAATCTTCCACCAGATGTTTCTTCCAGATCAGCTTTCCTGTCCCTGCATCCAGGGCATGCAAATGACCCTCGCGGCTTAACGTAAACACCCGGCCGTCCACCACTGTTGGAGTGGCTCCGGGACCATAGGGCACAATCGGCATGGGATGCGTCGCCGTCACACAGGCATATTCAAAACGCCAAAGCTCCTTGCCGGAATCGAGATCAAGACACACCACCACGTCCTTGTCCGCCCCATCATTTCCTGCCGTATAAATCCGGTTGCCGACCACTGCAAAGGAAGCCAGACCACGCCCCACATTCGCCTTCCACAAAGTAGGAGGGCCATCCGCCGGCCAGTCCTTGGTCCATCCCGATTCCGTCGTGGTGTTGTTTCGCGCAGGTCCCTGGAAATGGGGCCAATCGACCGCCTTCACTTCGACCTCTTGCGCGCTCACCGCCGAAATACTTTCCGACTTTTGCGCCGGAGCGGAAGCCAGCAAACAAAGCAAAAATGCAAGGGCGATGATGAAGCCGATCATCAATCCACGGTGCAGGCCGTGCGGTTTGGTCATGGATGTCGTGCCTGGGTTCATGGGAAGAGGAGAGTGGTGGTGGTTTATTTTTTGATCTTCGCGACCTCAACATCGTCGAGTGGTTCATCACCGCTGGTGCCGCCAAGTGCGATCACGCGCCCGTCATCCAACGGCTCCAGTTGATGGAAATATCGCGACTGCTCGAGCTTGCCCGCCTCCTGCCAGGTGTCATTGCGCAGCGCAAAGATCTTGCCGCCACGGGGACTCGCAATCAGTTCGCCATCCACTTCACAAGCTGCCGTGGCAAAACCTTTCGTGCGTCCTTCCACCGGCATCTCAGGCAGCTTGCTCCAGGTCTTGCTGGCAATGTCATACACATCGGCTTCGGCACTCACCTTGTTCTCGGCATCCATTCCCCCCAGCACATACAACTTCCCGGCCAGGGCGACCAATGCAATGGCGCGACGTTGGAACGGTTGCTCAAAGCTCTGCCAGCCTGCACCCGGATTGGCCAGATCAAGCACCAATCCCTTGTCGTGAAACGCACGCTCGGCATGACGGTCGTCCGGTGCCTCGTCCGCTGAATCTTTTGCCGTGTTCAATGGCCAGCCGCCGACCACATACAGCTTGTTGTTCAAGATGGCCACGTCATGACTCGAACGCGGCTCCGGCAGTTTTGGCAACTCGCTCCACTGGCTGGTTTTCGTGTCAAACACCAGCGCATGATCGAGAGACTTCAACACCGGATCTTCCCCCTGGCCATTCTGAGGCTGCATGCCGCCAATCAGATAAACCTTTCCATCCGCTGCCGCCACTCCCGGACTCTGCACCTGTGGACCCGATGACAGAGCCTCCCATTTCCCGGGCTCTTTCAAATTGATCCGTTGCAACGCTCCGCTCGTGGTTGGCAATGACCACGAATGCGATTCCGCCATGTGTCCGCCGTAAGTGTAAAGATAACCCTCGGTCACTGCGGCACCAAAACTGGTGACCGGTTCCGACAATGCAGGAATTTCGATGGCATGAAGGGCGGGGGCAAAGAGCAGGGTGAGCAGGGTAAAACGCATGGATTGTTTGGATGGATTGAATGGGAAAATGATCAAAAGAATAAATTTAACGTCGGCGACGCAAGGCCGCAAAGCTCAGTGCGACCAGCAGGAGGGCCGCACGCCCAGGCTCTGGCACCACGTGAACATAACGCAGCACGAGGTCATTGTTTTGGGTCAGCAGACTGAAATGCCCCAAGATTTCTGCATCGAAAGCACTGGTATCAAACTGAAACGCATTGGCCTGGAAACCGGTGATGCCACCCGTGGCACTGGCAATCACCCAGTCAATGTCTTGAAACGCATCAAACCCCGCCGCCGCAGTGGTCGAAAGCTCGATGGTGAACCGTTCATTCGCATCAGCACTCATCACTAGCGAACCATAGATTTGCAGATGATCCCATCCGGCACCAGCAGCACCATCCGCATCGCTCATCTCCCAGCGATACGTGCCTCCTTTGCCAAACGTCAGTGTTTGCGACAAGGCGGCCTCCCCGATGGTCAGGCGCCCGACGCTGTTTCCTGGACTGATCACATCCCCGGCATCCACGGTGAAATTCTTTTTGATGATGCCCGCTCCTGACAACGTTCCCCCGTTCAGCGTGAGCAGCGTGTTGCTGGAGTTCCCCAAGATGGTGTTGACCCTCAACTCAGCCCCCGCCAGAACGGTGGTGTCGGCGAAATAGGTTTTGGCATTGCCAGAAAATTCCACCACTCCCGCGCCCCCAATATAGACCTGGGATCTCATTCCCGTTCCTGCCGCTGAATTACTCCCTCCGGTGATGTTGCCGGTAAAATTGACCCTGTCACCAGCGGCCGCTGCGGAGAAAGTGACGTTCGAAGTGCTCGCCGTGGTGGTTCCCAGTGAAATGTTGCCTGAAACCGTTGCACCGTTTGGAGCGGAAATCGCACCGATTGTTTTTTGGGTGGTATTGGCCGAGAGGGAAATGTTTCGACCCATGGTCCGGTTTCCTTCGATGTGGATTCTTGCGATGCTGTCAGGGTCCATCGCATAACTTGATCCGGCACCCAAGTTCACGTTGGTGGTTGAAACTCCCAGTGCTCCCGAACCATTCAAAGCATCCGCCGCTACGATCAAAGTCCCATAAAGCACGGTGGTAACTCCCGCATACAGGTTGCTTCCCCCGAACCTCAAGGTGCCATCATAAACCTCCACGTTGGAGAGCGCATCCAGGGAGGTGGCACGGTTGAAACTATTGTTATTGGTCAGGTCCAGCAATCCACCACCCATCTTCACCAGTCCGCCGAATCCTCCACTGACGGCACCGTTGATTCGCACCGTGGATCCCGTGTCGACGTCCATCACATTGGTGGCACCAATTCGATAGTTGGAATTGATGGTCAATTGTGAGGAATTCGTGGCCGAAATTCCGGTGTTGACGATGAGCGTCCGACCGCTGTTGACGGTCACATTCTGGCCGGTGAGAATCAGCTCCCCGACTTCCCGATCAACCGTTCCCAGTGAGATTGCGGCCGGTGCACTGTTGCTAAATTTGATGTTGCCCCCGACATCAACGGGTGCCGAGCCCTGCTGCCAGTTTCCGCCCGTCGCCCATCCCAAGGAAGAGCCGCTTGCGTTCCAGGTGTAGGCTTTAGAAACGGCTTGGGAAAACTGTGGCGAGGTATCCAAAACCGCGACCTGCAGACTGGTATGATCCGGGGTATCAAAGAGAATTTGATAAGTCGTATTCCCCGACAAATTCATCCCGCTGATGTCCCACTGAATGGCCGTGCGGTTTTCAATGCCGCCGTATGAAGAGGCTCCCGCGTATTCACGGATGTATTCGGCCAGTTCCCCATTGGCGGCATATTCAACGCCTCCGATTTTCAACCTCACTTGGGAAAGGTCAATCATGCTGCCGGAGACCTGATACTGAAACACAATAGTGTCCGTATTGAAGGGCGTGGTGTCGTTGATGACAATGGAGAGGCTTCCACCGGGATTGTAAATGTTGGCACCGCCATCACCCCAACCACCCGATCCACCGGAGGTCACGATGGCCCCGGGGGTGGTCTGGGTGAGAATCGGCGGGTTTGATGGAGCCGCCAGGTTGTCGGGAGCCGCCGGGACATTGACGAAGGCCTGGCTCGGATTGCCAAAGATGTCCCACTGGCTGAACTCTCCATTCGAACCAAAGCCCGGGTCGATGAACCCGTTGTAAAGATTCTCGCCGTTTGACGCAGAAGTGGTCGCGAACACGACCACCACCGTCGCCATGAAAAGGCCGGTCACCCGGTTGAAAAACATGCCTGCCATGAGTTTAGAGGCGCCCTCCGCCGGATGCTTTTTTCGTCCGATAGTCAGGGTTGTCCTGTGCCGCTGCCATGTGGCTCCACAACCTCATGTCCCGCAGTTCTTCAATGCTGTGCAACCGCACCGCGCCATCTAGAAATGCACACACCGCCTTGCCGCCATATCGTGCATCGACATGACCATAATCTTTTGCAGAAGAGGCGCTGGTCCATTCGATGTCCTTCCAGTTGGTGCCGGTCAAATTGGGGGGCGTGAGGAAGCAATATCCATCCACCTGTTCCTCTCCCATCTCGCCATTCGATGCAGAAGCAAAGACCAGCGGGGCAGAGCTTGCCTGGCTCAGGGAGGTGAGACAATCGGACGTCGATACCGGGTTTGCACCGTTGGAACGTGAACCACCAACAAACTGATGATTCATGCCCAAGGCGGGATAGAGGCTCACCAGATAGTGATCGTTTTTGTCGAACTGAGAGGCATTGCGATTCACCAGCACCGTGCCTTCCATGACGTAGTCAAAAAATTCCGCCAAACGGTAGGGATAACGTTGCGCTGCGGGTCCATGCACCGCATCGCCATTCGGCAATTCAATGACTCCCACCGTCAGATCATTCCCCGGAAGCAAGATGCCGTAGTTGTCTGCTGGATAAGTCAAATAAGCGCCGACCAGACTTTTTGCCGCAGTGATCTCACGAGTCTTCGCAGCCTGCTGGAGGGCCACCTTGGTTCCAGCGAAACCTAGCGAGGAAAGGATGGCGATGATGCCAATGACCACCAACAGCTCGATAAGGGTAAAGCCTGATCGACGACCCCTCGACGGGTTGTGGGGACAGTTCATTTGATTCTGTTTTAGTTTCAGTTTCATACTCATTGAAGGAAGCTCCCGCCGCACCGTCCGAACCCTGCTCAAAGGTGCACGCAGCCCTCACCCAGACCCGCGTGTTTTTGCACGGATGAATGCGACGGGAAGATTTTATCTGACCAAGGAGCGCCGGCGACGCATGAACAAAGCGCCCAGTGCAAGACCCCCAAGCATCAACCGCGAAGGTTCAGGGACGACTGCTGCATTGGTCTGAAGTTGAAAGGCTTCATATCCGGTGTGCGCCTCGCTGTTGAACCAGGTCAGCGTGATGGTTTGACCCGCCGTGAAATTCAAGTTCGACCAGCTATATCCGATTCCCACCACGGCACTGTCAGTGGTGATTGGAACCACGTTCTCGGGAGAGGCTGCCAGACCATTGAGCAGCACACCGTCACCACCAAAACCGCCTGCCGTGGTCAAACCTTGGAAAGCAAGATCGGTCAGGGTCCCGGAAGCCACCGTCAACACCATGGAAAACTGGGTGCGGGACCACAAGGTGTAGAAGGTTTCATTCGCATTGGTCGGACCGAAAGGATTGGCAGGGGCGGGATTGCCAGGATGATAGGTCTGACCTGGAGTCGCCGAGGCGGTGAGTCCGATGGTGACGTTGTTCGTGCTGGGATTTCCCGGGATGCCCGAAGCAAAAGCATAGGAGGGTTGATAATTTCCCCCCGCGAACAGATCCCAAGAGGCCGTGGTGCCTCCCGTATAGCCGTAATTGGTGAAAGCAGAGATGGCGGCTTGTGTTCTCCCGGCGGTAGACAGAAGGACTGCGGAGACGACAATGGCTAAGATCTTCATAGGAGAATTCAATTCGATTCACAACCTTTTGTTGCGAATGCGTCTCACTACCATCTTTGCTGATTGTCTGCTTGCCTGCGCTTGCACTTTGATTAGCCCGAACTTGCATGTTCGACTTTTGATCGAGGCA encodes:
- a CDS encoding YqgE/AlgH family protein; its protein translation is MNLDDSQSKSLSGSLLLAAPSLRDPNFFHTVLLLAAHDCAEGAFGYILNRPLDKKVADLVDDEKLGTLGDVPVFIGGPVGTNKLSFAALDWNTRKRTLRVQSHLSTAQAKKEIEKGRLVRGFIGYSGWSEGQLENELEQKSWITCAPPSKTVMNQSPEELWKAILGHMGPYYKLMANMPADLSLN
- a CDS encoding PQQ-binding-like beta-propeller repeat protein, which produces MNPGTTSMTKPHGLHRGLMIGFIIALAFLLCLLASAPAQKSESISAVSAQEVEVKAVDWPHFQGPARNNTTTESGWTKDWPADGPPTLWKANVGRGLASFAVVGNRIYTAGNDGADKDVVVCLDLDSGKELWRFEYACVTATHPMPIVPYGPGATPTVVDGRVFTLSREGHLHALDAGTGKLIWKKHLVEDFKGKRPVYGYAGSVLAEGGHLFVDNGGDTQSTLCLEQKSGEIIWAKGKGEAGYATPGFASFGSSTRTLVLFKGEALTLLDPSNGNLLAEYAATTRDFSNCATPYVNGNRVFISHTGSQGSSVFNYADGKLKSAWNDRDLGLLFNSGVPWEGNLIAFNDQKRGAKDFRCIDLTTGGSLWVNSDIDKGTAILSDGHLLILTNTGELVLAKPGREALEIVSRVQVLAGKGYVLPVLSNGRILCKNNAGDVVCLDVRAK
- a CDS encoding type II secretion system protein, whose product is MKLKLKQNQMNCPHNPSRGRRSGFTLIELLVVIGIIAILSSLGFAGTKVALQQAAKTREITAAKSLVGAYLTYPADNYGILLPGNDLTVGVIELPNGDAVHGPAAQRYPYRLAEFFDYVMEGTVLVNRNASQFDKNDHYLVSLYPALGMNHQFVGGSRSNGANPVSTSDCLTSLSQASSAPLVFASASNGEMGEEQVDGYCFLTPPNLTGTNWKDIEWTSASSAKDYGHVDARYGGKAVCAFLDGAVRLHSIEELRDMRLWSHMAAAQDNPDYRTKKASGGGRL
- a CDS encoding DUF2239 family protein, which codes for MSELLSGESIEHAVFAGEQLLLTGGLVEVATEARRFHLEQPDVEVLIFDEATGKTVDLDLRCMPEELTAQLRHLIKPTASEDEAETVRGRGRPRLGVVPREVTLLPRHWEWLGEQPGGASVTLRKLVEEAKKANAGRDAKRKAQEACYRFMTTMAGDRAGFEEANRALFAGNREKFELEIAGWPEDVRGMALKIGEVAFAPCN
- a CDS encoding Kelch repeat-containing protein, which gives rise to MRFTLLTLLFAPALHAIEIPALSEPVTSFGAAVTEGYLYTYGGHMAESHSWSLPTTSGALQRINLKEPGKWEALSSGPQVQSPGVAAADGKVYLIGGMQPQNGQGEDPVLKSLDHALVFDTKTSQWSELPKLPEPRSSHDVAILNNKLYVVGGWPLNTAKDSADEAPDDRHAERAFHDKGLVLDLANPGAGWQSFEQPFQRRAIALVALAGKLYVLGGMDAENKVSAEADVYDIASKTWSKLPEMPVEGRTKGFATAACEVDGELIASPRGGKIFALRNDTWQEAGKLEQSRYFHQLEPLDDGRVIALGGTSGDEPLDDVEVAKIKK
- a CDS encoding PEP-CTERM sorting domain-containing protein is translated as MKILAIVVSAVLLSTAGRTQAAISAFTNYGYTGGTTASWDLFAGGNYQPSYAFASGIPGNPSTNNVTIGLTASATPGQTYHPGNPAPANPFGPTNANETFYTLWSRTQFSMVLTVASGTLTDLAFQGLTTAGGFGGDGVLLNGLAASPENVVPITTDSAVVGIGYSWSNLNFTAGQTITLTWFNSEAHTGYEAFQLQTNAAVVPEPSRLMLGGLALGALFMRRRRSLVR
- a CDS encoding PEP-CTERM sorting domain-containing protein (PEP-CTERM proteins occur, often in large numbers, in the proteomes of bacteria that also encode an exosortase, a predicted intramembrane cysteine proteinase. The presence of a PEP-CTERM domain at a protein's C-terminus predicts cleavage within the sorting domain, followed by covalent anchoring to some some component of the (usually Gram-negative) cell surface. Many PEP-CTERM proteins exhibit an unusual sequence composition that includes large numbers of potential glycosylation sites. Expression of one such protein has been shown restore the ability of a bacterium to form floc, a type of biofilm.); translated protein: MAGMFFNRVTGLFMATVVVVFATTSASNGENLYNGFIDPGFGSNGEFSQWDIFGNPSQAFVNVPAAPDNLAAPSNPPILTQTTPGAIVTSGGSGGWGDGGANIYNPGGSLSIVINDTTPFNTDTIVFQYQVSGSMIDLSQVRLKIGGVEYAANGELAEYIREYAGASSYGGIENRTAIQWDISGMNLSGNTTYQILFDTPDHTSLQVAVLDTSPQFSQAVSKAYTWNASGSSLGWATGGNWQQGSAPVDVGGNIKFSNSAPAAISLGTVDREVGELILTGQNVTVNSGRTLIVNTGISATNSSQLTINSNYRIGATNVMDVDTGSTVRINGAVSGGFGGLVKMGGGLLDLTNNNSFNRATSLDALSNVEVYDGTLRFGGSNLYAGVTTVLYGTLIVAADALNGSGALGVSTTNVNLGAGSSYAMDPDSIARIHIEGNRTMGRNISLSANTTQKTIGAISAPNGATVSGNISLGTTTASTSNVTFSAAAAGDRVNFTGNITGGSNSAAGTGMRSQVYIGGAGVVEFSGNAKTYFADTTVLAGAELRVNTILGNSSNTLLTLNGGTLSGAGIIKKNFTVDAGDVISPGNSVGRLTIGEAALSQTLTFGKGGTYRWEMSDADGAAGAGWDHLQIYGSLVMSADANERFTIELSTTAAAGFDAFQDIDWVIASATGGITGFQANAFQFDTSAFDAEILGHFSLLTQNNDLVLRYVHVVPEPGRAALLLVALSFAALRRRR